The genomic window GTAAAGGAATTGGAACACTCACCAATATTGCAATAATTGTGAGTACTTGTCCAATTATTAATGATTTTTTGTCATCAAGAAGTAGTTTTAATATGTATTTTAATGATATTTTATTGTTCATATTTGAATATCTATTCTATATCCTATGCCAGAGACATTTTTTATAAGTTCTTTATATGTTTTTTTTCTTAACTCTTTAACTAAAGATCGTAAAGAATCATGAGTCATTGCTCCACTCCAAACATTTGTATTTATATCTTCATATGATAAAGAACAGTTATGATTTTTTAATAAAAAATCTAAAAATAAAAGTTCTTTATTTGTTAATGAAATAACAATGTTATTTTTAAATAAACATTTGTTGTAGTTATCATAAATAAAATCATTTCCTAAATCCATAATATTAGATTTATTTGAATCTAGATTTTTTACACAATCTTTAAGAGCATCAATAAATATATTTATGCACTCTAAATTTTGTATAAATTTTACATATTTAAGTTCTAAACTTTCTAATAAATGAGTATGATTATATTCGTCTAATATGGCAATAATTTGTATTTGTTTATTTAACCTTCTAATAGTTTTTAATAACTCAAAATCATATCTTGTAACGACAAAATGAATATCTTTAGTATTTATAAGTTCAATTAATTCATCTTTATGTTCATATGTGAAAAAATTATTTATATAAGAAGAAAAATATTCGCTAAATTTATTATCAATATGTTTAGTATCATAGCAAACATTTAAAAATTTTAACTTTTTCATAAAAATCCTAGAAATTAAATTATTATTTATCAGTAGAAGATAACATATTTTGACAAATTTCTTTTTTCATGCCTTCATTATATCTACAGTTTAAACCGCATTTGAACATGGCAATATTTTCTAAACTTTGTTTTTTGATTTCTAGAATAGAAACCTTTTTACACTCTTCTAATGATGAAAAAGTCATAGGACTTTTTATATTTTGAGTCGTATCTTCCTTATTTGGATAGATAAAAGCAGACCATTTCTCTTCTTCTGTTGCACCAAAGCAACCATTAATAATAAATGCGAAACTAGCAATTAGTAAAATATTTTTAAACATCAAATCTCTTTTTTATATGAATTCTAGTCAAAAATTATTTATAAAAGCTTAAAAGAGATTTATATACAATTATTATACATTTAATATGCTACAATCAAAACAAAAAATAGAGTTATAAAAATGAAAAAAATCACCATTATATTTCTTTTATTGTTTACTATTCTTTTCGCAAAACAAGAAAATTATTCAGATATGAGCACTCAAGAGTTAATATCAATTATTGGTTATGTAAAAGAAGAAAACAAAGCTAAATTTATCAAAGAGTTATATTTAAGGATTCCAAATATGACACAAGATGAAAAAACTCAATTTGAACAAAGTATGCAAGAGATGCAAAAAAATGAAAACTAAAATATTATTATTAGAAGATGACTTAAATTTAAGTGATACGGTTTGTGATTATTTTGAAGAAAAAGGTTTTGAAGTAATATGTGTTTATGATGGAGAAGAAGCTCTATCTTCAATATATGAAAACTCTTTTGATTTGTTATTACTTGATGTAAATGTGCCAAATAAAAATGGTTTTGAAGTATTAAAAGAAGTAAGACGTGAAAATAATCTTACACCAGCTATTTTTATTACTTCATTAAATTCTATGGATTCATTAGAACAAGGATATTCAAGTGGTTGTGATGATTATATTAGAAAACCATTTGAATTAAAAGAACTTTTAATTCGAGTTCAAACCATATTAAAAAGAGAATTTGCTCATAAAAGCGACATTGTTTATATAACAGAAACAATAACTTTTAATTCAATATCTAGTGAATTAAAAGATGCAGATGAAGAGATTAAACTTAATTTAAAAGAGTTAAAACTTTTAAAACTATTTTTACAACATCCAAATGAACTTTTAGTTCATGATAGAATTTATGATTATGTTTGGGATTATGATGAAGAGTACAGCGATAACTCTTTAAGAACTTATATAAAAAATCTTAGAAAGATTTTAGGAAAAGATAAAATTGTTAGTCTTAAAAAACTCGGGTATAGATTTAACCAAAAGTGAAACTAGAACACTTTTAGGTTTTAGTCTTTTATACTCTTTTTTGGTTTTAGTAATTTTAAGTGTTGTTTCTTATTTATACTATAAATTCCAAAAAGACTTGATGCTTCAAGAAAAAAGACAAATCTTGCAAAATTATTCAAATGACTTAATTGGAAGATTAAGAGATTTACATGTAAATATTGATAAAAATAATATTTATCCAAGAGATGAGAGATTTGAATCTGCTATTTTTGATAGTGATAAAAAAGAGATTTTTTCTACATTAAAATCTCAAGATGTAAGTTTAGATGATATTATTTATTTAAATGATGGTGAAATACATTTTATTAAAGAGCCAGAATCATACTATTTAGGTAGTAAATATATTATTGTTGAAGTTCCAGATGATGGTGTTTGGTTTGATCAAATTAGATATAACATCATAATATATTTTTTATTGGCATTTTTGTTTATGATGTTTTTAGGCTATTTCATTCTGAGGCTATTTTTAAAGCCAATGCGTGATGCCTTACATCTACTTGATAGATTTATAAAAGATACAACCCACGAATTAAATACGCCAGTTACAGCCATTATTACAAATATAGAAATGATTGATAAAAATAGTTTAGATGAAAAATTACTTAAAAAAATAAATCGAATCGAAATAGGTGCAAAAACTATTTCAAATATTTATGAAGATTTAACTTTTGTTACTTTAAATAATCAACTAATTTCAAAAAATGAAGAGATAAATCTTTCAAATGTTTTAAGACAAAGAATTGAATATTTTAACAGTATTGCAACAATGAAAAAAATAAGCTTTGATTTAAACATAGAAGATGATATTTTTATTTTTTGTGATATGAAAAAGATAACAAAATTAATAGATAATATTTTATCAAATGCAATTAAATATAATAAAATTGCAGGTTATATAAAAGTAAATTTAGATGATAATATTTTAAGTATTGAAGATAGTGGAAAAGGTATAAAAAAAGAGAATCTTAAAAATCTTTTCAAAAGATATTCAAGATTTGATAAAAGTGTTGGTGGCTTTGGTATAGGTTTAAATATTGTCTCTTTAATAGCAAAAGAGTATGATTTAAAGATAGATGTTAAATCTGAAATAGATGTAGGGACTAAAGTGGAAATAAAATGGTAAAAAACGTTTTTTTAATTATCTTGATGGTTTTGTCTTTAAATGCTGATAATACTGATTATTCAATATACAATTTAAATTGTGTTCAATGTCATTCTCAACTACCAGTTAGTATTGATAAATACTTTTATAAATATTTATTGAAATATAGCAGTGAAAGAGATGTTAAAAAAGCAATGTTTGATTATCTAAAAAACCCAACTTCAGAAAAAACGGTAATGACTGAGTCATTTATTACAAGATTTGGGGTAAAAAAGAAAACAAATTTAAATGATTCTAAATTAAGAAATGCAATAGATGGATATTGGGACAAATATAAAATTTTTGGTAAATTAAAATAGTTTTATATTCACAATACTTTCACAATCAAGCTTTATACTTTTAAAATAAATACAATTGGAGTTATAAAATGAAAAAAATATTATCAATGTTTCTTATTACAAGCTCTTTAGTTTTTGCAGATAATAATTCAATTGGTCTTGATACAATTGTAGGCGCAACACTTGGAGTTGCAATTGGTAATCAAATTGGAAAAGGTAATGGAAGAGACGTAGCAAAAGTTGCTGGTGGATTATTAGGTGCAACCATTGCAAATAATTCTAGAACACCATCTTATTCTACTCCAAATTATTCATACAGAGATAACTCTTATAGAGATAGTTATTATGATAATAACTATGAAAGAACAACTACTTATGTAAGAACTGATAGATATTATGATGACGATTATTATTATAGAAGACAACCTGCACAAGTTACAGTGATTTACCAAAATTATGACAGATTTCCACCTCCACCGAGATATTACTATGATAGACATCCTCATCACAGAGATATGTATAGATATGGAAGATAGAAAATAGACTCAAGTTTTGAGTCTATTTTAAAGATTTTCAGCTAAGTAATCTTAATACACTTTGTTGGTTAATATTATTAGCTTGAACTTGTCCATAAGCTCCAATTTGAGATAAAATATTTTGTTTAGAAAAATTTGATGTCTCTTTTGCATAATCTGTTTCAAATAATGAAGCTGCACTTAAAGTACTCGTTTCTTGTGCAAGAAGATTTCTATTTGAACTTTCAAGTTGATTTTGTGTAGCTCCAATTTCAGTTTTTATATCATTTAAGCCATTTATTGCTTTATCAATATTCTCCAAATAACTTCTAGCATCACTTGCTGTAAATGTTGCAGAATTTTGATTAACAAGATCAGTTAATCCTAAGCCTTGAGTATTAGATTGAACGCTTGAAGTTTCAATTATATTATCACCTATTATTCCAGATTGGTATTGTTGAACATCTGAAGCTGCTGTATCACTTTCACTTTTTTGAAGTAGTGTTTGACCATTATAATTTGTTTCACTTGCTATTTTATCAAATTGTTTAAGTTGAGATTGAATATCTTTTAATATTGAATCTCTTCCTTCTTGGCTTGTTGTATCTGTTGAAGCTTGAAGAAGTTTTTTCTTAACATCATTTAATATTGTTGATTGCTCATTTGTGGCACTTGATGCTATTTGACTTGAAGCAATTGCTGAATTTGTATTTTCAATAGCTTGAGAGTAACCATTAGAGTCACTTATTAAACTATTTGCAATAGATAAGCTAGAAGCATTATCACTTGACTGATTTAATTCAACACCAGTTGCAATTTTATTTAGACTTTGATTAATATTTAGATAAACATCTTGATTTAAGGCATAATTTGTATTTACTTGCATAATTTACTCCTTTCATTTTTATCATTTAATAAATTCTATTCTTTTAAAGATTAAAGTAATATTAAGTATAAATGTAATATTAGTGTATAAATTTAAATAGGTTAGTTATGAATATAAATTTAGAACATGAAAAAATTATTTTTCTTCTTGAAAATGACGAATTCGTAAGAGCTCATGATATTTTAGAAGAAGATTGGCGAAAATACAAAGATAATCAACAAACAAGACCAGAATCTTTTATTTTAAAAGCGTTATTAAATGCAAGTGTAAGTATTGAACTTCATAAAATGCAAAGATTTGAACACTCTTTTAATGTTTGGAATACTTACAAAAAATATGAGTATTTAATAGATGAGATTAATTGTATAAATACAAAGAATTATAAAAAAATAAAAGATATAATTTACGAAAAAAGAGAAATATACATAAATGATAATAATAGATTTTGAAACAAATAGTAGTAATATTGGTGATGTAATTGAAGTAGCAGCTGTGCGAATTGATAAAGATTTTAATGTTTTAGATAAGTTTCATAGATATTATTTATCACGTTATCCAGTTAATTACTTCTCATTTGCAGTTCATAGATTAACACCTGAATTAATACTTGATTATAGAAAAGACAAATCATATTGTTCCTATTTCACAGAAGATGAAGATTTTTTAGAGTTTTGCTCAAATTCTAAAACTCTAATTGCCCATAATATTACTTTTGAATTAAGACATATTGATAATAAAGTGAAATTTCAAAAGCATATTTGCACAATGAAAGAAAATAAAGATATTGTAAAAGTTTATGGAAAAAGTGGAAGATTAAAAAATCCAAAATTAGATGAAACTTGCCTATATTATGGAATTGAGTTTGATGGAGATAAATACCATAGTGCAACTTATGATGTAACAAAAACCTATGAAATACTCAAAAGAATGAATATAAAACTATAAACAGCAGATATTTACCTACAAGAAGACCTTTTTTTAGTATAAAATAAAAGAAAAAAAGGATTTCTTATGAAATTAGGAGTTTCAGCTTGTTTAATCGGTACACAATGCCGTTATGATGGTGTTGGTGCAAGTGATAAGTTTATAGTTGATGTTTTAGCCAAATATTTTGAAACATCTGCATATTGTCCTGAAACTATAATTTGGGGAAGTCCACGAGAAGCAATTAGACAAACATTAAATGAAGATGGAAACTTGCGAATTGTAACTTCTACAAAAAATCCAAAAGATGTAACAGCTGAGCTTCAAAATGTCTCAATAGATTGTGCAAATAGAATTGAAAATGATGATTTATGCGGATTTATTTTAAAATCATCATCACCTACATGTGGAATGGAGCGAGTAAAAGTTTATAAACCTTTTAATGCACCTAGCGTGAAAAATGGTGTTGGAGTTTTTGCACAACAAATCAAAGAGAAATATCCATATTTGCCAGTTGAAGAAGAGGGCAGATTAATTGACCCTTGGCTTAGGGAAAATTTTTTAATGCAAATTTTTGCATATCAACACTTGCATGAGTTCTTAAAATCAAATCCAAGTTTTAATGACTTGGTGATTTTTCATACATCTTACAAATATCTTATTTATTCAAAAGCTCAAAAATCATATACAACACTTGGAAGAATCGTTGCAAACAAAGAAAAAAAACAGTTAGATGAAATTTTACTTGAATATAAAGAAGAGTTTTTAAAAGCAATAAGTCTAAAAGGAAATGTAAATAAAACTTACAATGTTTTACTTCATATGTTTGGATATTTCAAAAAACTAATAACAAAAGAGGAAAAAGAGGATATTTTACAATCTCTAAATGAATATAAAGAAAAAATTATTCCTTTAATTGCAGTTATGAAGATAATAAATCTTTATGTAAAAAGATTTGATGTTCAGTACTTAAAAGTACAGAAATTTTTAAATCCATATCCAAAAGAATTGGCTTTAAGAAGTGATATTAAGGCTTATAAATAATGAAACAAATTTTATGGTTTAGAAGAGATTTAAGAATCACAGATAGTGCAATTTTACATTTTGCAAAAGATGAAGTATTGCCTATTTTTATCTTTGATAAAAATATCTTAAATTTACTTTCAAATGATGACAAAAGAGTAACATTTATTTATAAAAGCGTTTTAAAACTAAAACATGAGTTGAAAGAAATAGGGCTAGATTTAGCCATATTTTATTCAACTCCCAAAGAGGTATTTTCAAAGCTAAAAATTGAAGGTTTTGAAAATATTTTATGTTCAGTTGATTTTGATGAGTATGCAAAAAAAAGAGATGAAGAAATCTCTGGAATCATGCCAATGCAAACTTTCACAGACTCTTTTATAACTCATCCAAATGATTGCCTAAAAGCTGATAAAACACCTTACAAAGTCTTTACTCCATATTATAATAACTTAGAGTTTATTTGGAATTCATATAGACTTGAAGAGTTTAAAACAAATGAAAATTTGAAATTAATCTCTTTTGATTATGAGTTTATTCCAACTTTAAATGAAATGGGCTTTGAACTTCAAAAATTGCCAGATTTTTTACAAAAAAGTGCAGATAAATTACTTGAAGAGTTTGGTCAAAAAATAGATAATTACAAAATTGATAGGGATTTTTTTGATAAAAATGCAACTTCAAATCTAGCTGTTTATTTACGATTTGGACTAATTTCTCCAAGGCAAGCTTTTAATAAAATAAAAGAGTTAAAAGCTAGAAATGAAAACAAAGAGTTTTTTATTAGAGAGCTTTTTTGGAGAGAATTTTATAACTATATTTTATTTCATTTTCCAAAAAGTGAGTTTCAAAATCTAAATAAAATAAAAGTAAATTGGAATGAAGATGAAAGCGTTTTTCAAAAATGGTGTGAAGGAAATACAGGTGTTCCAATAATTGATGCGAGTATGAGATATTTTAATCAAACAGGAACTATGCATAATCGTTTAAGAATGATTGTTTCTTCATATCTAACAAAAAATTTACTGGTTGATTGGAAAAAAGGGGAACGATATTTCGCTTCAAAATTGCTTGATTATGAAGCAAGTTCAAATGTAGGTTCTTGGCAATGGGCAGCAAGTACGGGAGCTGATAGTGTTCCATATTTTAGGATTTTTAATCCATATCTACAATCGGCAAAATTTGACAAAGAAGCTATTTTTATTAAATCAGTGATTCCTGAACTAA from Arcobacter venerupis includes these protein-coding regions:
- a CDS encoding glycine zipper 2TM domain-containing protein; its protein translation is MKKILSMFLITSSLVFADNNSIGLDTIVGATLGVAIGNQIGKGNGRDVAKVAGGLLGATIANNSRTPSYSTPNYSYRDNSYRDSYYDNNYERTTTYVRTDRYYDDDYYYRRQPAQVTVIYQNYDRFPPPPRYYYDRHPHHRDMYRYGR
- a CDS encoding winged helix-turn-helix domain-containing protein is translated as MKKLKFLNVCYDTKHIDNKFSEYFSSYINNFFTYEHKDELIELINTKDIHFVVTRYDFELLKTIRRLNKQIQIIAILDEYNHTHLLESLELKYVKFIQNLECINIFIDALKDCVKNLDSNKSNIMDLGNDFIYDNYNKCLFKNNIVISLTNKELLFLDFLLKNHNCSLSYEDINTNVWSGAMTHDSLRSLVKELRKKTYKELIKNVSGIGYRIDIQI
- a CDS encoding flagellin, which translates into the protein MQVNTNYALNQDVYLNINQSLNKIATGVELNQSSDNASSLSIANSLISDSNGYSQAIENTNSAIASSQIASSATNEQSTILNDVKKKLLQASTDTTSQEGRDSILKDIQSQLKQFDKIASETNYNGQTLLQKSESDTAASDVQQYQSGIIGDNIIETSSVQSNTQGLGLTDLVNQNSATFTASDARSYLENIDKAINGLNDIKTEIGATQNQLESSNRNLLAQETSTLSAASLFETDYAKETSNFSKQNILSQIGAYGQVQANNINQQSVLRLLS
- a CDS encoding YbgA family protein gives rise to the protein MKLGVSACLIGTQCRYDGVGASDKFIVDVLAKYFETSAYCPETIIWGSPREAIRQTLNEDGNLRIVTSTKNPKDVTAELQNVSIDCANRIENDDLCGFILKSSSPTCGMERVKVYKPFNAPSVKNGVGVFAQQIKEKYPYLPVEEEGRLIDPWLRENFLMQIFAYQHLHEFLKSNPSFNDLVIFHTSYKYLIYSKAQKSYTTLGRIVANKEKKQLDEILLEYKEEFLKAISLKGNVNKTYNVLLHMFGYFKKLITKEEKEDILQSLNEYKEKIIPLIAVMKIINLYVKRFDVQYLKVQKFLNPYPKELALRSDIKAYK
- a CDS encoding 3'-5' exonuclease, which gives rise to MIIIDFETNSSNIGDVIEVAAVRIDKDFNVLDKFHRYYLSRYPVNYFSFAVHRLTPELILDYRKDKSYCSYFTEDEDFLEFCSNSKTLIAHNITFELRHIDNKVKFQKHICTMKENKDIVKVYGKSGRLKNPKLDETCLYYGIEFDGDKYHSATYDVTKTYEILKRMNIKL
- a CDS encoding DUF1104 domain-containing protein; this encodes MKKITIIFLLLFTILFAKQENYSDMSTQELISIIGYVKEENKAKFIKELYLRIPNMTQDEKTQFEQSMQEMQKNEN
- a CDS encoding sensor histidine kinase, giving the protein MLVLKNSGIDLTKSETRTLLGFSLLYSFLVLVILSVVSYLYYKFQKDLMLQEKRQILQNYSNDLIGRLRDLHVNIDKNNIYPRDERFESAIFDSDKKEIFSTLKSQDVSLDDIIYLNDGEIHFIKEPESYYLGSKYIIVEVPDDGVWFDQIRYNIIIYFLLAFLFMMFLGYFILRLFLKPMRDALHLLDRFIKDTTHELNTPVTAIITNIEMIDKNSLDEKLLKKINRIEIGAKTISNIYEDLTFVTLNNQLISKNEEINLSNVLRQRIEYFNSIATMKKISFDLNIEDDIFIFCDMKKITKLIDNILSNAIKYNKIAGYIKVNLDDNILSIEDSGKGIKKENLKNLFKRYSRFDKSVGGFGIGLNIVSLIAKEYDLKIDVKSEIDVGTKVEIKW
- a CDS encoding cryptochrome/photolyase family protein; amino-acid sequence: MKQILWFRRDLRITDSAILHFAKDEVLPIFIFDKNILNLLSNDDKRVTFIYKSVLKLKHELKEIGLDLAIFYSTPKEVFSKLKIEGFENILCSVDFDEYAKKRDEEISGIMPMQTFTDSFITHPNDCLKADKTPYKVFTPYYNNLEFIWNSYRLEEFKTNENLKLISFDYEFIPTLNEMGFELQKLPDFLQKSADKLLEEFGQKIDNYKIDRDFFDKNATSNLAVYLRFGLISPRQAFNKIKELKARNENKEFFIRELFWREFYNYILFHFPKSEFQNLNKIKVNWNEDESVFQKWCEGNTGVPIIDASMRYFNQTGTMHNRLRMIVSSYLTKNLLVDWKKGERYFASKLLDYEASSNVGSWQWAASTGADSVPYFRIFNPYLQSAKFDKEAIFIKSVIPELKDVPAKQIHSENGVQSNIFLDYPTQIVSIEFSRKRAIEEFKRANNEKY
- a CDS encoding response regulator transcription factor, with translation MKTKILLLEDDLNLSDTVCDYFEEKGFEVICVYDGEEALSSIYENSFDLLLLDVNVPNKNGFEVLKEVRRENNLTPAIFITSLNSMDSLEQGYSSGCDDYIRKPFELKELLIRVQTILKREFAHKSDIVYITETITFNSISSELKDADEEIKLNLKELKLLKLFLQHPNELLVHDRIYDYVWDYDEEYSDNSLRTYIKNLRKILGKDKIVSLKKLGYRFNQK
- a CDS encoding DUF309 domain-containing protein; translation: MNINLEHEKIIFLLENDEFVRAHDILEEDWRKYKDNQQTRPESFILKALLNASVSIELHKMQRFEHSFNVWNTYKKYEYLIDEINCINTKNYKKIKDIIYEKREIYINDNNRF